A stretch of Treponema vincentii F0403 DNA encodes these proteins:
- a CDS encoding TetR/AcrR family transcriptional regulator: protein MCESNLPYHRKDLKNLLIEKGIEIVNTEGLQSFSLRKAAAACKVSHAAPYSHFHSKEELLNAMQLHITERFSKALETAISENKAPTELLKNLGIAYISFFIENPAYFQFLYSKSDIKVDLTLSMPDEENYSPFILYKNSVLSLLKQIQYPKEKQNDIVITIWAFIHGLTALATMKNVHYDKNWKEKITDFMDLLEPSFLK from the coding sequence ATGTGCGAATCGAATCTGCCGTATCACCGCAAGGATTTAAAAAATCTATTAATTGAAAAGGGCATCGAAATTGTCAATACCGAAGGGTTGCAATCTTTTTCGCTAAGAAAAGCTGCGGCAGCCTGTAAAGTCAGCCATGCTGCTCCCTACAGCCATTTTCACAGCAAAGAAGAATTACTCAATGCTATGCAGTTACATATCACCGAGCGTTTTTCAAAAGCACTCGAAACGGCTATCAGTGAAAATAAAGCTCCTACCGAATTGCTAAAAAATCTGGGAATAGCATATATTTCTTTTTTTATTGAAAATCCCGCCTATTTTCAATTTTTATATTCCAAATCCGACATAAAGGTGGATTTAACCTTATCTATGCCGGATGAGGAAAATTATAGTCCTTTTATTCTGTATAAAAATAGCGTTCTTTCATTACTCAAGCAAATTCAATATCCGAAGGAAAAGCAAAATGACATTGTAATAACGATATGGGCTTTTATACACGGCCTTACTGCGTTGGCAACAATGAAAAATGTCCACTACGACAAAAACTGGAAAGAAAAAATCACCGATTTTATGGATCTGCTTGAACCGTCCTTTTTAAAATAA
- the dnaN gene encoding DNA polymerase III subunit beta: MKFTFTKEVLLKEMAIAQEIISNKTAISILSNVLLIAKEGSLTIRATDIKVAFETKIPVDVAEEGATTVFCDKFTSIIASMPSGEIEAEQKDQKLIIRSISKKAKFSLKTISDNDFPPFTDSSNVQFFEVPAKDFKEMITQTIFAVSDDETRYFMNGVYMEKKENNLIFAATDGRRLAFIQHDFGIALPDFKGSIIPPKILSIVQRRSSEEGMISIGISEKNIFFRFNAYNFSSVLIDGQFPNYERVIPESQAHHFEAQCDDFLQALKRVALLVEQKSKRIFLKISDGTLSITSNENELGTANEEIPCKYEGEEITIALNYMYLEEPLKVLGSENIRIEFTDPMRAITLRPETDTHFFHIIMPMQME; encoded by the coding sequence ATGAAATTTACTTTTACTAAAGAAGTTTTACTTAAAGAAATGGCTATCGCCCAAGAAATTATTTCAAATAAAACTGCAATATCCATTTTATCCAATGTCTTGCTCATAGCAAAAGAAGGTAGTTTAACAATCCGTGCAACGGATATAAAAGTAGCCTTTGAAACAAAAATTCCCGTCGATGTTGCCGAAGAAGGTGCAACAACCGTTTTCTGCGATAAATTTACCAGCATTATCGCTTCAATGCCTTCAGGAGAAATAGAAGCGGAACAAAAAGATCAAAAACTTATTATCCGTTCCATCAGTAAAAAAGCAAAATTCTCTCTTAAAACCATATCAGATAACGACTTTCCTCCGTTTACCGATTCTTCAAACGTTCAGTTCTTTGAAGTTCCTGCAAAAGACTTTAAAGAGATGATCACTCAAACGATTTTTGCCGTTTCCGATGACGAAACCCGCTATTTTATGAACGGCGTATATATGGAAAAGAAAGAGAACAACCTTATTTTTGCTGCTACAGACGGCAGAAGATTGGCCTTTATTCAACATGATTTCGGTATTGCCTTACCCGACTTTAAAGGAAGTATCATCCCTCCAAAAATTCTTTCTATCGTGCAACGGCGATCGTCGGAAGAAGGAATGATCTCCATCGGTATAAGTGAGAAAAACATATTTTTCCGCTTTAACGCTTACAACTTTTCTTCCGTTTTAATCGACGGTCAATTCCCGAACTATGAACGGGTTATTCCCGAATCTCAAGCGCATCATTTTGAAGCTCAATGCGATGATTTCCTGCAGGCCTTAAAGAGAGTTGCCTTGCTCGTAGAACAAAAATCAAAGCGGATATTCTTAAAAATCTCCGACGGTACGCTTTCCATTACGTCAAATGAAAATGAACTTGGAACGGCAAACGAAGAAATTCCTTGCAAATACGAAGGTGAAGAAATAACGATTGCATTAAACTATATGTATCTTGAAGAACCGCTCAAAGTGCTCGGTTCCGAAAATATCCGAATAGAATTTACCGATCCGATGCGTGCCATTACATTACGGCCGGAAACGGACACTCATTTCTTCCATATCATTATGCCGATGCAGATGGAGTAG
- a CDS encoding N-acetylneuraminate synthase family protein, giving the protein MIKAFRIGERVFSPQEHVLIIAEIGTGHNGSLQKAKELIAAAKESGADAVKFQIVYADEILHPDTGFVNLPTGRIPLYERFRELECSIDFYAELAQYAHKCGMLFSASAFGLRSADELRQLNPAFIKIASPELNHFPLLEHVASFGLPVILSSGVSMLGDIERVIRCLEACGLPADMRALLHCVTAYPAPETDYNTAVLQSLSALFNSPVGISDHSLDPAAVPIAGLLCDACIIEKHICLSRNDAGLDDPVALEPAQFLLMSSIVRNLTGKSDENIFNAAETYGYSKDFLRHIIGGGEKKLAAAEKDNYGKTNRSLHYVKDLPKGTVLKDNDVAVLRTEKNLTVGESPEYLHYFVGAVLQKEVKGGAGAVFNDIIERKIP; this is encoded by the coding sequence ATGATAAAAGCGTTTAGAATCGGAGAAAGAGTTTTTTCACCCCAAGAGCATGTTTTGATTATTGCGGAAATAGGTACGGGGCATAACGGCAGTTTACAGAAAGCAAAAGAGTTGATTGCCGCTGCAAAAGAAAGCGGGGCGGATGCGGTTAAATTTCAAATTGTGTATGCTGATGAAATTCTTCACCCCGATACCGGTTTTGTAAATTTACCGACGGGAAGAATTCCGCTTTATGAACGCTTTAGAGAGCTCGAGTGCAGTATCGATTTTTACGCTGAACTGGCACAATATGCGCATAAATGCGGGATGCTTTTTTCCGCTTCGGCGTTCGGACTCCGTTCCGCCGATGAACTGCGGCAGCTTAATCCGGCTTTTATAAAGATTGCTTCGCCGGAGCTTAATCATTTTCCGCTGCTTGAACATGTCGCTTCGTTCGGATTGCCTGTTATTCTTTCGTCGGGGGTTTCCATGCTCGGCGATATCGAACGCGTAATCCGTTGTTTGGAAGCGTGCGGGTTGCCGGCCGATATGCGGGCGTTGCTCCACTGTGTAACGGCATATCCTGCGCCGGAAACCGATTACAATACGGCTGTACTGCAATCCTTGTCGGCGCTGTTTAACAGTCCTGTCGGGATTAGCGATCATTCGCTCGATCCGGCTGCCGTTCCGATAGCGGGGTTGCTGTGCGACGCCTGTATTATAGAAAAGCATATTTGTCTTTCCCGCAATGATGCCGGTCTTGATGATCCCGTTGCGCTGGAACCGGCGCAGTTTTTGCTGATGTCGAGTATAGTGCGGAATTTAACCGGTAAATCCGATGAAAATATTTTTAATGCGGCGGAAACGTACGGCTATTCAAAGGATTTTTTGCGGCACATTATAGGCGGCGGCGAAAAGAAACTTGCTGCTGCAGAAAAAGATAATTACGGCAAAACAAACCGTTCGCTGCACTATGTAAAAGATTTGCCGAAGGGTACCGTACTAAAAGATAATGATGTTGCCGTTTTACGGACGGAAAAGAATTTAACCGTAGGAGAATCCCCTGAATATTTACACTACTTTGTCGGGGCGGTTTTGCAAAAAGAAGTTAAGGGAGGAGCAGGCGCCGTGTTTAATGATATTATAGAAAGGAAGATACCGTAA
- a CDS encoding DUF2141 domain-containing protein, with protein MKKIFTVFFCMTLLGLVYSQTTQNEALHDVEIVITGIKENSGTIVISIHNSAESFNKRLPYRTVKLAANGEKAVYHIPLESGDYAFCVYHDVNDDGKLNTNAIGIPKEPFGFSNYDGKGFPGNFKKHKVFIGDAMTINIPLVTF; from the coding sequence ATGAAAAAAATATTTACCGTATTTTTTTGTATGACGCTTCTCGGTTTGGTGTATTCCCAAACGACGCAGAACGAAGCGCTTCATGATGTAGAAATCGTTATAACCGGCATAAAAGAAAATTCCGGAACGATTGTTATCAGTATTCATAATTCGGCTGAAAGTTTTAATAAACGGCTTCCATATCGAACTGTCAAACTAGCGGCAAATGGAGAAAAAGCAGTTTATCATATACCGCTGGAATCCGGTGATTATGCTTTTTGCGTTTACCATGATGTCAACGACGACGGAAAATTAAACACAAATGCAATAGGTATACCGAAAGAGCCGTTCGGCTTCAGTAATTATGACGGAAAAGGTTTCCCCGGAAATTTCAAAAAACACAAAGTTTTTATAGGAGATGCAATGACAATAAACATTCCTTTGGTTACGTTTTAA
- a CDS encoding DUF721 domain-containing protein has protein sequence MRSDIKKLAELITAYLNKVGLFEQSQVLEVYASWASIVGEKQAGHSKLIDIRHQTAIIEVDHSGWSQQILLNKRYIIRNFQKKYPQLGVENISVIVSSHHTDFQHTRNNTTEIHSRPNDKTNTVPMQQEPPIKTKNSDATKNELPPEIQDAFEKLKKSIIERNR, from the coding sequence GTGCGGAGTGATATAAAAAAACTTGCGGAATTGATAACTGCCTATTTGAATAAAGTAGGACTTTTTGAACAGTCACAAGTATTGGAAGTGTATGCATCGTGGGCATCCATTGTCGGCGAAAAACAAGCCGGTCATTCAAAATTGATCGATATTAGGCATCAAACCGCCATCATCGAAGTCGACCATTCGGGATGGAGCCAGCAAATTTTATTAAATAAGCGATACATCATACGGAATTTTCAAAAAAAATATCCTCAGTTAGGCGTTGAAAATATTTCGGTTATTGTTTCATCACATCATACGGATTTTCAGCATACGAGAAATAATACCACTGAAATTCATAGTCGGCCAAATGATAAGACTAATACGGTACCGATGCAACAAGAACCGCCGATAAAAACTAAAAATTCCGATGCGACAAAAAATGAATTACCGCCTGAAATACAAGACGCTTTTGAGAAATTAAAAAAATCTATTATTGAACGAAACCGTTAA
- the recF gene encoding DNA replication/repair protein RecF (All proteins in this family for which functions are known are DNA-binding proteins that assist the filamentation of RecA onto DNA for the initiation of recombination or recombinational repair.): MPFLSISPYNFRNLENKAIDLSAPEVFLVGQNGQGKTNLLEALYLASYGNSFRTRNEAEIYKKNTNEYSIRVLFKENEERSHNISIISKDKKKIIEKNLKKIHDRKDFISTIPCILFCHDDLDFATGSPERRRFFIDQSLSLYDSSYIDILRNFTKLLKSRNLVLKEKKSEILDVIDAQLIPIGLQIMERRRALIESFNNIFSSLYENIGGIDFVMIDYSPSWKSANFDEVLISLIEKRQLDFTMNTSMSGPHRDKIRFVRNKKPFVQTASMGQQRLLSLVLRAAQAYFYTETTKRLPVLLMDDVLLELDPEKRKNFTEHLPQYDQLICTFLPGEPYQNYIREKSLVYIVSEGNFRAE, from the coding sequence GTGCCGTTTTTATCGATTTCACCTTATAACTTCAGGAATCTTGAAAACAAGGCGATCGATCTTTCCGCTCCCGAAGTTTTTTTAGTCGGTCAAAATGGGCAAGGTAAAACAAATCTTCTAGAGGCGTTGTACCTTGCCTCTTACGGCAATTCTTTTAGAACCCGAAATGAAGCTGAAATATATAAAAAAAACACGAATGAATATAGTATCCGTGTCTTATTTAAAGAAAATGAAGAGCGGAGCCACAACATATCAATTATTTCAAAAGATAAAAAAAAAATCATAGAAAAAAACTTAAAGAAGATACACGACCGGAAAGACTTTATTTCCACTATTCCTTGTATTCTCTTTTGCCATGATGACCTTGACTTTGCAACAGGCTCACCGGAGCGGCGCCGTTTTTTTATCGATCAATCGCTCTCTCTTTATGATTCTTCGTATATCGATATTCTACGTAATTTTACAAAATTGCTAAAATCGCGGAATCTTGTATTAAAAGAAAAAAAAAGTGAAATCTTAGATGTTATCGACGCACAGCTTATTCCGATAGGGCTGCAAATTATGGAACGGCGCCGAGCGCTTATTGAATCATTTAATAACATTTTTTCTTCGTTATATGAAAACATCGGCGGCATCGATTTCGTGATGATCGATTACAGCCCTTCATGGAAATCTGCGAATTTTGATGAAGTATTGATTTCGTTAATAGAAAAGCGGCAACTTGATTTTACAATGAATACCAGTATGTCAGGTCCTCATCGCGATAAAATCCGGTTTGTTCGTAACAAAAAACCGTTCGTGCAGACTGCTTCGATGGGACAGCAGCGCTTGCTTTCTCTTGTACTAAGAGCGGCGCAGGCATATTTTTACACGGAAACCACAAAACGTTTGCCGGTATTGCTTATGGATGACGTTCTTTTGGAACTTGATCCCGAAAAGCGGAAAAACTTTACCGAGCACTTACCGCAATATGATCAGCTTATCTGTACCTTCCTTCCGGGCGAGCCGTATCAAAACTACATACGTGAAAAAAGCCTTGTATATATCGTTTCTGAGGGTAATTTCCGTGCGGAGTGA
- a CDS encoding PD-(D/E)XK nuclease superfamily protein yields MQSNEQGALASNQGKILEKTVETTFQAKGFEIIKYRTWDKNREKYGSELLLENCPFKNIYHHDGNTEFLLKSKRFNCEIRIECKWQQSNGSVDEKFPYLYLNCIEAMPEKEIVIIVDGGGAKAGAITWLQETVKSKKYTSDSNNDKTIHVFSLAEFIKWANIRFR; encoded by the coding sequence TTGCAATCCAATGAGCAAGGTGCCTTAGCAAGCAATCAAGGTAAAATACTTGAAAAAACAGTTGAAACTACATTTCAAGCAAAAGGTTTTGAAATTATAAAATACCGAACATGGGATAAAAATCGCGAGAAGTATGGTAGTGAACTTCTATTAGAAAACTGTCCGTTTAAGAATATTTATCACCATGATGGAAATACGGAATTTTTGTTGAAATCGAAAAGATTTAATTGTGAAATCAGAATTGAATGTAAATGGCAGCAATCAAATGGCAGTGTTGATGAAAAATTTCCATACCTTTATTTAAATTGTATCGAAGCAATGCCTGAAAAAGAAATTGTTATTATTGTTGATGGAGGCGGTGCAAAAGCAGGGGCAATAACATGGCTACAAGAAACAGTTAAATCAAAAAAATATACATCTGATTCTAATAATGATAAGACCATTCATGTTTTTTCATTGGCCGAGTTTATCAAATGGGCTAATATTAGATTTAGATGA
- the efp gene encoding elongation factor P — MIRGGDIAKGTVLLHKGSPYLVVEREFVNPGKGAAFARVKMKNLKDGAVLTQTIKTADTVEDATVDTHKGQYQYEDGQSYLFMDTESYDQIAVPSDIINDKKYYLREGDEYEILIWEGNPIDVKIPAKMVFEVAESENYVKGDTVSGATKPITTETGLVVRVPLFIKQGEKILVNTESNEYQERINS; from the coding sequence ATGATTAGAGGCGGCGATATTGCAAAAGGAACGGTATTATTACACAAGGGTAGTCCGTATTTAGTAGTCGAACGGGAATTTGTCAACCCCGGAAAAGGAGCTGCATTTGCCCGTGTTAAAATGAAGAACTTAAAAGACGGGGCTGTTTTAACCCAAACGATCAAAACAGCAGACACCGTAGAAGACGCAACAGTAGATACTCACAAGGGACAGTATCAGTATGAAGACGGTCAAAGCTATCTTTTTATGGATACGGAAAGTTATGATCAGATTGCCGTTCCTTCAGACATCATCAATGATAAAAAATATTACCTGCGGGAAGGGGATGAATATGAAATTCTTATTTGGGAAGGTAACCCGATCGATGTAAAAATTCCTGCAAAAATGGTTTTTGAAGTTGCAGAAAGCGAAAACTACGTTAAAGGTGATACCGTATCCGGAGCGACAAAACCTATTACAACCGAAACAGGTCTTGTAGTTCGCGTTCCACTCTTTATTAAACAAGGTGAAAAGATATTAGTCAACACCGAATCGAATGAGTACCAAGAACGCATTAATTCGTAA
- a CDS encoding DNA-methyltransferase, whose translation MTEQQHFQIIDTIRFSGKTYENLIASIVEPKTILEPYYEDSVNTIFNIDCLEVLERLPDESIDMIFADPPYMLSNDGFTCQNGRMVSVNKGKWDKSSGLETDMEFHNAWIAACRRVLKPEGTIWISGTYHSIYQCGYLLQKNNFHILNDIAWFKPNAAPNLSCRFFTASHETLIWARKDKKSKHTFNYDAMKNGLFPEDKLKKEHSQMRSVWSIPTPPAGEKELGKHPTQKPLSLLKRIILASTNDNAIILDPFNGGGTTGIASTIIGKRYYIGIEIDKEYCELTKRKLMQISDDEEEIYFAIQ comes from the coding sequence ATGACTGAACAACAACATTTTCAGATAATTGATACTATACGATTCTCTGGGAAAACTTATGAAAATCTTATAGCCTCTATTGTTGAGCCTAAGACAATCTTAGAACCTTATTACGAGGATAGTGTTAATACTATTTTTAATATTGATTGCCTTGAAGTTCTCGAAAGGCTCCCTGATGAATCCATCGATATGATTTTTGCCGATCCTCCATATATGCTGTCAAACGATGGTTTTACGTGTCAAAACGGACGTATGGTAAGTGTGAATAAAGGTAAATGGGATAAAAGTAGTGGGCTTGAAACTGATATGGAATTTCATAATGCGTGGATAGCAGCTTGTAGGAGAGTCCTAAAACCAGAAGGGACAATTTGGATTAGCGGCACGTATCATAGCATTTATCAATGCGGATATTTATTACAAAAAAATAATTTTCATATCTTGAATGACATTGCATGGTTCAAACCCAATGCGGCGCCGAATCTAAGCTGTCGATTTTTTACAGCATCACATGAAACTCTCATTTGGGCACGAAAAGACAAAAAATCAAAGCATACATTCAATTATGATGCAATGAAAAATGGTCTTTTCCCTGAAGATAAATTGAAAAAAGAACATTCACAAATGCGATCGGTATGGTCAATCCCCACACCTCCAGCAGGAGAAAAAGAGCTTGGTAAGCATCCTACCCAAAAACCACTATCATTGTTAAAACGGATTATTTTAGCTTCAACAAATGACAATGCAATTATTCTTGATCCTTTTAACGGCGGCGGTACTACTGGTATAGCCTCTACAATTATAGGCAAGAGATATTATATTGGGATTGAAATTGATAAAGAATATTGTGAATTAACAAAAAGAAAATTAATGCAGATTTCAGATGATGAAGAGGAGATATATTTTGCAATCCAATGA
- a CDS encoding EFR1 family ferrodoxin (N-terminal region resembles flavodoxins. C-terminal ferrodoxin region binds two 4Fe-4S clusters.), with protein MNGIYFSGTGNTKYCMEVLTKTTGGKAVSIEATEALDVLRISDEIALGYPVYFSDIPRIVKTFILEHADMFCGKRVFVIATMGLFSGDGAGLAARLLRKCGASVTGGLHIRMPDCIADVKLLKKKPNENIALISAAKKKIVQTAEGIKQGIYPKDGLSFLHRIVGLFGQRLWFKQHAKKLSERLNIRTERCIGCGTCAANCPSKSLHIKNKKAVFYPGNCTICYRCINNCPTKAITLIGTDVFEQCLFKNYVKEGTI; from the coding sequence ATGAACGGAATTTATTTTAGCGGAACGGGCAATACAAAATACTGCATGGAAGTATTGACAAAAACGACCGGCGGCAAAGCTGTCAGCATAGAAGCAACTGAAGCGCTTGATGTTTTACGCATATCGGATGAAATTGCGCTCGGGTACCCTGTTTATTTTAGCGACATTCCGCGTATTGTAAAAACATTTATTTTAGAACATGCCGATATGTTTTGCGGAAAGCGCGTTTTTGTTATTGCGACAATGGGACTTTTCAGCGGAGACGGAGCAGGACTTGCGGCTCGGCTGCTTCGAAAATGCGGAGCTTCCGTTACGGGAGGCCTACACATACGCATGCCGGACTGCATTGCCGATGTAAAACTGTTGAAAAAAAAGCCCAATGAAAATATCGCGCTCATATCGGCGGCGAAAAAAAAGATTGTACAAACGGCGGAAGGTATAAAACAAGGAATATATCCGAAAGACGGTTTATCATTTTTACACAGAATTGTAGGTTTGTTCGGACAACGTCTGTGGTTTAAACAGCATGCCAAAAAACTGAGCGAACGGCTCAATATCCGAACGGAACGCTGCATCGGCTGCGGAACATGCGCGGCAAATTGCCCTTCAAAATCATTGCATATCAAAAACAAAAAAGCCGTGTTTTATCCCGGAAACTGCACGATATGTTACCGCTGTATAAACAATTGTCCCACAAAGGCGATCACGCTTATAGGTACGGACGTATTTGAACAGTGCCTCTTTAAAAACTATGTAAAGGAAGGAACAATATGA
- a CDS encoding J domain-containing protein produces the protein MSDYYETLGSLLRDRLGTDDDPFEQAVEERQGKYRSAGNKIERRVPKKRTYKEPEQKKEPIRVPVPDVLTEDFAVLQVLPGVPLDYCKKAWKHLLKKYHPDVIPEESARQQAASIVRRINRSYKRIEIWFSTGEVQDYDSL, from the coding sequence ATGTCGGATTATTATGAAACGCTCGGTAGTTTGCTGCGTGATAGGCTTGGGACTGATGATGATCCTTTTGAGCAAGCTGTAGAAGAACGGCAGGGGAAATATCGGAGCGCCGGAAATAAAATAGAGAGGCGCGTTCCTAAAAAAAGGACATATAAAGAACCTGAACAAAAAAAGGAGCCAATACGCGTACCTGTGCCCGATGTTTTAACCGAGGATTTTGCCGTTTTGCAAGTGCTTCCGGGTGTTCCGCTCGATTATTGCAAAAAAGCATGGAAGCACTTATTAAAAAAATATCATCCCGATGTAATTCCCGAAGAATCGGCACGGCAGCAAGCCGCTTCAATTGTCCGAAGAATAAACCGTTCGTATAAACGTATCGAAATATGGTTTTCGACCGGTGAGGTTCAGGATTATGACAGTTTATGA